TGCCGGTGGACTGCGTCGGGCGAAAGGACACGCCCATTGGGTTAGACGCAGTTTATGGGGCGTTGGTTCCGTCCCCAGATCGCGAGGTGTCTAGCATGTCGCGTCCGATTAGGCAGCGGTTCAGATTCGGCGTTCGAACCATGGCCGCGCTCTGCGCGGTTCTGGCATGTACGGTCGCCGGCGCGTCAGCCCAGCAGTTGGGCGGTATCGCCGGAGAGGTGACTGACAATACGGGCGGTGTTCTCCCCGGAGTAACGGTGGAGGTCACGTCCGAGGCGCTTGGCGCGCCGCAGGTGGCGTTCACCGACGGCGCCGGGCTTTTCTCCGTCGTGCAGCTCCCGCTGGGGACCTACACCGTCACGTTCACGCTTCCCGGCTTTTCCACCGTGGTCCGCGACGGGATCACGATCGGCGCCGGGTTCACCGCGACGATCGACGCCCAGATGGCGGTCGGGTCGGTGGAAGAGACGGTCACGGTAACCGGTGAGGCGCCGGTTGTCGACGTGCAGACTGTCCGCCAGCAGGCGGTGCTCGACACCGAGGAGTTGGACGTTCTGCCGGTCGGCAACTATGGCCTGCAGACGATCGCGCAGGTGACTCCGGGGTTCACCGAGGACCGGGCGGACGTGGGCGGCACCCGCGATACCTGGTCGGCGCAGGGAGCCTACCGTTTCTACCACGGCAAGCCGGGCACGCGCGCCTCGTTCAACGGCTTCCGGAACCAGTACTTCATCGGCACCGCGTCGGGCTCCGGCTACATCACGAACTCCGACACCATCGGGGAGATGCAGGTCGAGATCGCCGGCATGGGCGCCGAGAACGGTTCCGGCAGCACGACCATCAACGCCATCCCGCGTGAGGGGAGCAACGTCTTTACCGCGTCCCTCAACACGAAGTACTCCGGCAGTGGCATGCAGTCGGAGAACCTCACGCCGGAGCTTCGGGAGTTCGGCATCGAGCCGCCGAGGATGGAGAACATCTGGCGCGCGGCCGGGACCATCGGCGGCGCGATCAAGGAGGACCGGGCGTGGTACTACGTCTCCATCGCGCGCTGGGGCCGCCGCATTCAGCCCCCCGGCGGCTTTTTCAACGCGCTGCAGGGGCACAACCAGTTCGGGACGGCGGGAGCTCCGTTCCCCGACCCCCGGATGGGCGGACCCACCGAGATCGAGGATCCGTTCGGCCTCCGGGGTGGGCCGGGTTCACCTGGCTTCTACAACACGCGGACCATCTTCCACGAGCTTGACATGAACCGTCCGGCCCACGACTTCGACTGGAACCGGACCCACGCGGTGCGGTTCACCTTCCAGGCGACCGACCGGAACCGGTTCGCGAGCTTCCTCGACATCCAGAAGGACTGCCGCTGCACCACCGGTTACACCGGCCAGTACGCCATCGAGAACGAGAACGGTTGGGACATGTGGCCGGCCGGTGTCGTGCAGGGATCCTGGACGTCGCCCGTAACCACGCGCCTCCTGCTCGAGGCGGGCGGCGGCTGGCAGACCGCGAACTGGGTCAACTTCCCCGCCACCGGCGTGGTCGACGGCCAGGATCGCCACATTCGGGATCTCGCTACCGGTTACCGGTGGGGCGCCCCGATCCTGAACATCGCCCCGCGTGCGCGGACCGGCCGGAGCATGGAGTACTTCCGGCTGTCGTATGTCACCGGTTCGCACAACTTCCGCGTCGGCCTGACGCTGGAGCAGGCGTTCAACGACGAGGAGCGGACCACTGGCCACCAGGACACGCTGGCGTGGGCGCTGTTGGCCGGTAATCCGCTGGCGCTCATCTACTACGTCCAGCCGTACTTCCAGCAGGAGCGGATGAATCAGGAGCTGGGCCTCTACGTCCAGGACTCGTGGACGCTCGGCAACCTGACCCTGACCGGAGGCCTGCGCACCGACTACGTCTCGATGGGCTTCCCGGCCGCCCAGTTGGCGGGCGGGCCCTCCGTCGGGGCGAGATCGGTGTCGGAACTGTCGGGTGTCCCGGACTGGACTGATATCAATCCGCGGGGCGGCGCCAGCTACGACCTGACGGGCGACGGCCGGACGGCGATAAAGGTGTCGATGGGCCGCTTCAACGAGTTGACGCGGAGCCGCCTGACGCGCGAGTTCCACCCGTTCAGCTCGTCCGTTGCGACAGCGAACCGGTTCTGGCTGGATGTCAACCAGAACTGGATCGTGGATTGCGACACCGGGAACTTCGCACCGAACGGCGAGTGCGGCGCCATCAGCAACGCCAACTACGGCCAGTTCCCGGATCTGCAGCCGACGGACTACATCTTCGGGAACCTGGCCGGCTGCTCGGAGTCGAGCCCGGAAGCCTGCCCCGCCACGATGTTCGACCCGGACGTCCTGTACGACAACCGGCCCTACACGTGGGACTTCCTCGCCGAGATCCAGCGCGAGCTGGTGACCGGACTGTCGGTCAGCGCCGGCTACAACCGGAACTGGTCGGGCGGCTACTGGGTGTCGGACAACCTGCTGACCAGCCCGTCGGACTACGACGAGTACTGCATCGCCGCTCCAGCGAGCGGGCGCCTGTTCGACGTGGTGGGCGATCTTTCGCCGGGCCAGCCGCTCTGCGGCTACTACGACATCCGGCCGGAGCTGTTCGGCCAGAGCAAGCGGCTCGTGACGATCGCCGACAACTACGGCAACCAGACCCGTGAGTGGAACGGGTTCGTCTTCAATGTGGACGGTCGTCTCCCGAACGGCATCCGCGTGACCGGCGGCCTCGACCTCGGTACGCAGACGGTCGGCAACTGCTTCACCGTGGACGAGCCGAACCAGCCGCGCGACCTGTTCAACAACCTGCCGCCGGGCGGCCCGAACTGCCGCCACACGCACAGTTGGGGCAACCTCGCGGACTTCCGCATGCACGGCGACATCCCGCTGCCGGCTGACTTCACGCTGAGCTGGATTTACAAGAACACGCCGGGGACGCCGATCAACGCCGTCGGCGACTTCACCAACGCTGACATCCACTGCTGGGCGGACGGTAACGGCAACTGCGATCCGATGAGCACGCGGACGGGCTTCTCCGGGAGCCCCAGCCGGACGCTCGCGATCACGGCGCCGAACCAGTACTTCACCAAGCGGTTCACGCAACTCGACCTCCGGTTCCTCCGGACGTTCAGCCTGGGCGACATGCGGCTCGACACCAGCATCGACCTCTACAACGCGCTGAACTCGAACTCGGTCCAGTCGATCGAGAGCACGATCGGCACCGCGTTCGGGCGGCCGATCACGGTGCTCGACGCTCGCGTGCTGCAGGTCTACGCGAACCTGCGGTTCTAGCGGTCAGCATGACGATGGGAGGAGAACCACGATGACTGCGAAGACGAACTGGATGCGGGTGACGGCGTTCGTCCTGGCCATGCTGATCGCGTACACGCCGGCGGCGTTCGCCGGGCCCCTGCGGGATTCCGCCGTGCGGGTCGCGGCGGAGATGGGCGCGCGGACGGCGGCGGCGCCGGGTGGCGAGGCGGCCGTTGCCGGAGCGTTTTCCCGGTCCGGCGGAGCCCGGGCTGCCGCTACGCAGGACGAACCGGGCGACAGCGGCCGGATGCGGTCGCGCAACGTCTGGGCCCTGATTGGCGCCGGCGCCGCGCTCGGCCTGATCATGATGAAGATAGACCGGACAGTGGAGGATTCCACGCCGTCGACCCGCCGCGAGCGGCAGGACGGCTGCGGGCTGTTCTGTTCGTGATCGGCTGATCGGATCATCTCGCCGGGCGGCCGTCCTCGGGCGGTCGCCCGGCGTTCCTTTCCTCTTGCCAGAATGCGCCGCCGCGCGGGGAATGTGGGTGGCGCCCTGTCTGGTGGTTCTGGCCGCGGTGGCCCTCGCCTGCGGGGCCGGCTCGGATCCGCCGGCTGACGACGCCAGCACTGCCGGCGGCGATGATCCGCCTCCGGCGGGGGTCGCGCAGGACCTGTTCGTCGACCGCGCGGCCGGCGTCGGGCTCGACTTCGTCCACGTGAACGGAGCTTCAGGCCGCTTCTACTACCCGGAGATCCTGCCTCCCGGAGTGGCGCTCCTCGACTACGACCGCGACGGCGACCTCGACGCCTACCTCGTCCAGAGCGGCGCGCTCGAGCCGGCCGCCGGGTCGGGCGCGGCTCCTGCGGACGGGCCGGGGGGGCGGCCGGCGGGAGGCGGGCGCCTCTTTCGCAACGACCTGACTCCTGCTCCGGACGGGCGGCCGCTGCTCCGCTTTACCGACGTCACCGATGCGAGCGGCCTCGACGCTGGCGGCTACGGCCTCGGGGTGGCGGCCGCCGATATGGACAATGACGGCCTGGTGGATCTCTACCTGACGAACTTCGGACCGCCGCAGGTGTACCGCAACAACGGCGACGGAACATTCACCGACGTGACGGCCGGGAGCGGCCTGTCGGGGGCGGACGGGTTCGGCGTTTCCGCCGCCTTCGTCGACTACGACCACGACGGCTGGCTCGATCTCTACGTCGGCCACAATGTGGACTACGACCTCGACAACGCGGCGGAATGCCCGAACCAGGCCGGCGTCCGGGATTACTGTCCGCCGGAAGTGTACGGCGGCATGCCCGATCATCTGTACCGCAACCTCGGCCAGGGCCGGTTCGAGGACGTGACCGACACCGCCCTCGTGGGCGGACGCTTTGGACCCGCGCTCGGCGTCGTCGCGGCCGACTTCGACGGGGACGGCTGGACCGACATCTACGTCGCCAATGACGGGACGGAGAACATCCTCTGGATGAACCAGGGCGACGGGACACTGCGCGACGCGGCGCTCGCGTCCGGCGCCGCGCTGAGCGGCCTCGGCGTTCCGGAGGCGAGCATGGGGGTCGACGCCGGGGACTTCGACAACGACGGAGACGAGGATCTCTACATGACCCACCTGATGCGGGAAGGCAACAACCTGTACGTCAACGACGGCACGGGCCTCTTCGCCGACCGCAGCGCCCGCGCCGGCCTCGGCGCCGCGAGCCTGGCCTACACCGGCTGGGGAACGTCGTGGTTCGACTATGACAACGACGGCTGGCTCGACCTGCTGGCGGTCAACGGCACCGTGGTGATGGTGGAGGGGCGCGAGGGCGAACGCTTCCCCTACGATCAGCGGATGAGGCTCTTCCGTAACCTCGCGGACGGGCGCTTCGAGGATGTGAGCGAGCGGGCCGGCGCCGTCTTCGCGCTCTCCGCGGTGGGGCGGGGAGCCGCGTTCGGCGATGTCGACAACGATGGTGATGTCGACGTCCTGGTCGGCAACGACGACGGTCCGGCCCGGCTGCTCATCAACCAGGTGGACAACGCGAACCACTGGCTCGGCCTCCGGCTAATCGGGGCCGGGGGCCGCGATATGCTGGGCGCGCGGGTTGCGGTCGAGCGACCCGGGGCTGCCACGCTGTGGCGGCGCGCCCGCTCCGACGGGAGCTACGCGTCCGCGAACGATCCGCGTGTGCTGATCGGACTCGGCGAATCGACGACGGCGCCCGACGTGACCGTGCACTGGACGGACGGGAGCGCGGAGCGGTGGGAGGCGCTGCCGATCGATCGGTGGCGGACGCTGGAGCAGGGGACCGGCCGCCTGCTGCCCGGTGGACGACCATGAATCTCACGAAACCGCACTACGGCGTGATGGCGGGACTACTGTCCGTTCCGCTGTGTCTCGCGGCGGCCTGCGGCGGTGCCGGCCCCCCGGAATCGGGCGGCGCGATGCCGGTCGGCGGGGGCGGATCGGATCCCCGTGCGGTGGCGGAGCAGCGGTTGGAAACCGTTGTCCTTCCCGATCTCTCCGAGGTCAGCGACTCGGTTCGCGAGCAGGTGCTGGCGCGCTGGGGACCGGTCGACCGCCTGCAGGCCGGCGAGGCCGACTCAGGGCCGGATGCGGCTGGACACTACGGCGCGCTGGGCATGGTGCTGATGGCGGCGGAGTTTGCCGTTGCCGCGGTTCCGGCGTTCCGCAACGCCCGGGCGCTGGCTCCGGATGATGTGCGCTGGCCCTACTACCTGGCCCACCTGCAACGCGATGCCGGCGCGCTCGATGGCGCGGCGGCTCGTTTCGAGGAGGCGCGGCGGCTCGATCCCGACGCTATGGCGATTCTCGTCTGGCTTGGCGACGTCCGCCTCGCGCAGGGCGACGCGGAGGCGGCCGAGCCGCTGTTCGCACGGGCCCTGGAGCTGTACCCCGATTCCGTGTCGGCGCGGTTCGGGCTGGCGCGCGCCGCGCTGATGCACGAGGAGTTCGAGGCGGCGGCCCGGGGGCTGGAGGAGATTCTGGAGCTGGAGCCGTCCGCGACGGCGGCCCACTATCCGCTCGGCCAGGCCTACCTCCGGCTCGGCGAGCCGGATCGGGCCGAGGTTCACCTGCGGCAGCGCGAGGCGGCGGACATCCGGCCGGCCGATCCCCTGATGGACGCCCTAAACGCGCTGCTTGAGAGTGCGCAGGCATACGAGACGCGAGGCATACAGGCGCTCAATCGGGAGGACTGGGACGGCGCGGTAGCGGCCTTCCGGCGCGGCCTGGAGCTCGAATCGGAGGACGCCGAGTTGCGCCACCGGCTCGCGACGGCGCTGTATCTCCGGGGCGATACGGACGTGGCCCGGATCGAGTTCGAACGCGCCGCGGCGGAGGGGACGAACCTCGCGCAGGCGGACTACAGCCTCGGCGTGCTGCTGCAGGACGAGGGGCGGTACGCCGAGGCGGTTGGGCGTTTCGCGGCGGCGCTCGAACAGCGTCCGACGTACGCCGAGGCGCGCCTGCGGCTGGCCTGGAACCTGCGCCGGGCGGGCGATCCGGAGGCGGCGCTCGCGCACTACGAGCAGGTGTACCGAGCGAATCCCGACCTGATCGAGGCCGCTTTCGGGCATGCGATGACGCTGGTGGTCCTGAATCGCTGGGGAGATGCGCGCGCCCGCCTGGAGCGGGCCCTCGAGGCGCATCCGGACGACATGGGCCTCGCGCACGCCCATGCCCGTCTGCTGGCGGCGGCGCCCGATGCGCAGGTGCGTGACGGCGACCAGGCGCTCGCCATTGCCGACCGCCTGGCGGCTCAGGCACGGACCCTCGACCTCGGCGAGACGATGGCGATGGCCCTGGCCGAGGTGGGCGCCGTCGATCGCGCGGCGGCCCTGCAGCGGGATCTCATCACCGGCGCCCGGCGCGCCGGGCTGACGGACGTGATCCGCCGGCTGGAAGAGAACCTGCGTCGCTACGAGCGCGGCGAAGCGTCCCGCACGCCATGGCCCGAAGGGGAAGTGCCGTGAAGGGGCTCTAGCAACCCGGGCTGCTAGGTAGAGAGCCGGGCGGTGTCGGCCGCCGGTTGTTCCCGGACGAACCCGGCGCGTTATCATGGTGTCGCATTCACCGATCGCCAGTCGCTTCGACGCGGAGCCGGAAGGAGCTTGACGCATGCGGATTCTGTTTAGCCTCGGGGGAGTTGTTGTGGCGGGTTTCCTGCTGGCCGCGCCGGCGGAGGGCGCGCAGGGCTCGGCCGAGAGTTCCGTCACCTACGCGGAGGACGTCGCGCCGATTCTCCGACGTAGTTGCGAGAACTGCCACCGGCCCGAATCGGTCGCGCCGATGGCCCTGCAGACCTACGAGCAGGTTCGTCCCTGGGCGCGGGCGATCAAGCAGCGGATCACCATGGGGCCGCGCGCCGGCGTCATGCCGCCGTGGTACGTGGAGCGCGACCTCGGGATTCAGCACTACAAGAACGATCCGTCGTTGAGCGAGGCGGAGATCGCAACGGTGGTCGACTGGGTCGACAGCGGCGCGCCTTCCGGAAACCTGTCGCT
Above is a window of Acidobacteriota bacterium DNA encoding:
- a CDS encoding CRTAC1 family protein — translated: MAPCLVVLAAVALACGAGSDPPADDASTAGGDDPPPAGVAQDLFVDRAAGVGLDFVHVNGASGRFYYPEILPPGVALLDYDRDGDLDAYLVQSGALEPAAGSGAAPADGPGGRPAGGGRLFRNDLTPAPDGRPLLRFTDVTDASGLDAGGYGLGVAAADMDNDGLVDLYLTNFGPPQVYRNNGDGTFTDVTAGSGLSGADGFGVSAAFVDYDHDGWLDLYVGHNVDYDLDNAAECPNQAGVRDYCPPEVYGGMPDHLYRNLGQGRFEDVTDTALVGGRFGPALGVVAADFDGDGWTDIYVANDGTENILWMNQGDGTLRDAALASGAALSGLGVPEASMGVDAGDFDNDGDEDLYMTHLMREGNNLYVNDGTGLFADRSARAGLGAASLAYTGWGTSWFDYDNDGWLDLLAVNGTVVMVEGREGERFPYDQRMRLFRNLADGRFEDVSERAGAVFALSAVGRGAAFGDVDNDGDVDVLVGNDDGPARLLINQVDNANHWLGLRLIGAGGRDMLGARVAVERPGAATLWRRARSDGSYASANDPRVLIGLGESTTAPDVTVHWTDGSAERWEALPIDRWRTLEQGTGRLLPGGRP
- a CDS encoding TonB-dependent receptor, producing MPVDCVGRKDTPIGLDAVYGALVPSPDREVSSMSRPIRQRFRFGVRTMAALCAVLACTVAGASAQQLGGIAGEVTDNTGGVLPGVTVEVTSEALGAPQVAFTDGAGLFSVVQLPLGTYTVTFTLPGFSTVVRDGITIGAGFTATIDAQMAVGSVEETVTVTGEAPVVDVQTVRQQAVLDTEELDVLPVGNYGLQTIAQVTPGFTEDRADVGGTRDTWSAQGAYRFYHGKPGTRASFNGFRNQYFIGTASGSGYITNSDTIGEMQVEIAGMGAENGSGSTTINAIPREGSNVFTASLNTKYSGSGMQSENLTPELREFGIEPPRMENIWRAAGTIGGAIKEDRAWYYVSIARWGRRIQPPGGFFNALQGHNQFGTAGAPFPDPRMGGPTEIEDPFGLRGGPGSPGFYNTRTIFHELDMNRPAHDFDWNRTHAVRFTFQATDRNRFASFLDIQKDCRCTTGYTGQYAIENENGWDMWPAGVVQGSWTSPVTTRLLLEAGGGWQTANWVNFPATGVVDGQDRHIRDLATGYRWGAPILNIAPRARTGRSMEYFRLSYVTGSHNFRVGLTLEQAFNDEERTTGHQDTLAWALLAGNPLALIYYVQPYFQQERMNQELGLYVQDSWTLGNLTLTGGLRTDYVSMGFPAAQLAGGPSVGARSVSELSGVPDWTDINPRGGASYDLTGDGRTAIKVSMGRFNELTRSRLTREFHPFSSSVATANRFWLDVNQNWIVDCDTGNFAPNGECGAISNANYGQFPDLQPTDYIFGNLAGCSESSPEACPATMFDPDVLYDNRPYTWDFLAEIQRELVTGLSVSAGYNRNWSGGYWVSDNLLTSPSDYDEYCIAAPASGRLFDVVGDLSPGQPLCGYYDIRPELFGQSKRLVTIADNYGNQTREWNGFVFNVDGRLPNGIRVTGGLDLGTQTVGNCFTVDEPNQPRDLFNNLPPGGPNCRHTHSWGNLADFRMHGDIPLPADFTLSWIYKNTPGTPINAVGDFTNADIHCWADGNGNCDPMSTRTGFSGSPSRTLAITAPNQYFTKRFTQLDLRFLRTFSLGDMRLDTSIDLYNALNSNSVQSIESTIGTAFGRPITVLDARVLQVYANLRF
- a CDS encoding tetratricopeptide repeat protein; the encoded protein is MNLTKPHYGVMAGLLSVPLCLAAACGGAGPPESGGAMPVGGGGSDPRAVAEQRLETVVLPDLSEVSDSVREQVLARWGPVDRLQAGEADSGPDAAGHYGALGMVLMAAEFAVAAVPAFRNARALAPDDVRWPYYLAHLQRDAGALDGAAARFEEARRLDPDAMAILVWLGDVRLAQGDAEAAEPLFARALELYPDSVSARFGLARAALMHEEFEAAARGLEEILELEPSATAAHYPLGQAYLRLGEPDRAEVHLRQREAADIRPADPLMDALNALLESAQAYETRGIQALNREDWDGAVAAFRRGLELESEDAELRHRLATALYLRGDTDVARIEFERAAAEGTNLAQADYSLGVLLQDEGRYAEAVGRFAAALEQRPTYAEARLRLAWNLRRAGDPEAALAHYEQVYRANPDLIEAAFGHAMTLVVLNRWGDARARLERALEAHPDDMGLAHAHARLLAAAPDAQVRDGDQALAIADRLAAQARTLDLGETMAMALAEVGAVDRAAALQRDLITGARRAGLTDVIRRLEENLRRYERGEASRTPWPEGEVP